From the Sphingomonas aliaeris genome, one window contains:
- a CDS encoding PEPxxWA-CTERM sorting domain-containing protein — MRPLELGLGFMKKINRVAAKLALGVCLLTAATGAQATKVITDSPFDRFAAAEASQPGIYTNQLTGWLGKGSLTLTSIFDLGLWGNKHYAETGEKRFWPYPSELNAIVSGKGPTFTIMHVTSASMQVSAVVGWYNPLNGVTAAGGNAGEDSYDSFIFNFTTDRILRPEFYPFYSEDQRVSNVYAGSDLVLSERPGYAESYMDTFSDSLSYSGYPHGLLWNPTHRLPFESYVMTINDLAVYSISVDSLASAAAVPEPATWAMMIVGFGLTGCVLRRRRISTKVSFA, encoded by the coding sequence ATGCGGCCGCTGGAATTAGGGCTGGGGTTTATGAAAAAGATCAATCGGGTTGCTGCGAAGTTGGCTTTGGGCGTCTGCCTGTTGACCGCCGCTACCGGTGCGCAGGCCACCAAGGTCATTACCGACAGCCCCTTCGATCGATTCGCCGCTGCGGAGGCCAGTCAGCCGGGCATTTACACCAACCAACTCACCGGATGGCTTGGAAAAGGGTCTCTGACGCTCACCAGCATTTTTGACTTGGGCCTTTGGGGCAACAAGCACTACGCGGAAACAGGAGAGAAACGCTTTTGGCCCTATCCCTCCGAACTAAACGCGATCGTCTCGGGCAAGGGGCCAACCTTCACCATTATGCATGTCACGTCGGCTAGCATGCAAGTTAGCGCCGTCGTGGGATGGTATAACCCACTCAACGGCGTAACCGCTGCCGGTGGCAATGCTGGCGAGGACAGCTATGATTCCTTCATTTTCAATTTCACGACCGATCGTATCTTAAGGCCAGAGTTTTACCCATTTTACTCTGAGGACCAGCGCGTATCGAACGTTTACGCCGGAAGCGATTTGGTGTTATCAGAGCGGCCTGGCTACGCTGAGTCCTATATGGATACCTTTTCGGATTCATTGTCTTATTCGGGCTATCCACATGGACTGCTCTGGAATCCAACGCACCGTCTGCCTTTTGAATCCTACGTCATGACGATCAACGATCTCGCGGTTTACTCGATCAGCGTGGACTCGTTGGCATCGGCGGCGGCCGTGCCAGAACCTGCCACATGGGCGATGATGATCGTCGGCTTTGGCCTGACCGGCTGCGTGTTGCGTCGTCGTCGCATCAGCACGAAGGTCAGCTTCGCTTAA
- the lptG gene encoding LPS export ABC transporter permease LptG translates to MNFFPSRVVAIYMARLFVVRTFAVMAGLVLVLQALDLLGQSGNILAYPGNGDAQVWHYMSLRAPQIISFVLPFSVLLGTILTLTQMNQNSEIIALKASGLSAHQVLAPLMLASFVVAIISFTFNDRIVARATSALNQWQQVNYGPMPIDRGDRSNVWVRDGDDLIQVDQIKGRGDAAQLGGVTLYDRENGNLVGIIEAKRGRYAAPGWQIFGATRFDVKSGKRSAIGNPVVAKSVRPDQFTLAKVEAESLSFGALRSAIGDLADAGRPTKSLEGAAWHKLSGPLSSILMPLLGAVAAFGLARSGKLFLRAAIGMGLGFTYFVADNFALAMGNLGAYPPFLAAWAPFLLFFLIGEAVLVRTEE, encoded by the coding sequence ATGAACTTCTTCCCGTCCCGCGTCGTCGCGATCTACATGGCGCGCCTGTTCGTCGTCCGCACCTTTGCAGTGATGGCGGGGCTGGTGCTGGTGTTGCAGGCGCTGGACCTGCTGGGCCAGTCGGGCAACATCCTGGCCTATCCCGGCAACGGCGACGCGCAGGTGTGGCATTATATGAGCCTGCGCGCGCCGCAGATCATATCGTTCGTGCTGCCGTTCTCCGTGCTGCTCGGCACGATCCTGACGCTGACGCAGATGAACCAGAATAGCGAGATCATCGCGCTGAAGGCGTCGGGCCTGTCGGCGCATCAGGTGCTGGCGCCACTGATGCTGGCGAGCTTCGTTGTCGCGATCATCTCCTTCACGTTCAACGACCGGATCGTCGCGCGCGCGACATCGGCGCTGAACCAGTGGCAGCAGGTCAATTACGGGCCGATGCCGATCGATCGCGGGGATCGGTCCAACGTGTGGGTGCGCGACGGCGACGATCTGATCCAGGTGGACCAGATCAAGGGCCGGGGCGATGCGGCACAGCTTGGCGGGGTGACGCTGTACGATCGCGAGAACGGCAATCTGGTCGGGATCATCGAGGCGAAGCGCGGGCGCTATGCCGCGCCGGGCTGGCAGATCTTCGGTGCGACGCGGTTCGACGTGAAGAGCGGGAAGCGGTCGGCGATCGGCAATCCGGTGGTCGCGAAGAGCGTGCGGCCCGACCAGTTCACGCTGGCGAAGGTCGAGGCGGAATCGCTGTCGTTCGGGGCGTTGCGCAGTGCGATCGGCGATCTTGCCGATGCGGGGCGCCCGACGAAATCGCTGGAGGGGGCGGCGTGGCACAAATTGTCGGGGCCGCTGTCGTCGATCCTGATGCCGCTGCTGGGGGCGGTCGCCGCGTTCGGGCTGGCGCGATCTGGCAAGCTGTTCCTGCGCGCGGCGATCGGGATGGGGCTGGGCTTTACGTATTTCGTCGCCGACAACTTCGCCTTGGCGATGGGCAATCTGGGGGCGTATCCGCCGTTTCTGGCAGCCTGGGCGCCGTTTTTGCTGTTCTTTTTGATTGGTGAAGCGGTTTTGGTTCGGACTGAGGAATAG
- the lptF gene encoding LPS export ABC transporter permease LptF, with protein MKSIDRYMVRLILVPLLSTLVISAMLLVLDRMLRLFDFVATEGGPVTVVWKMLANLLPEYLGLGIPIGLLLGVLLAFRKLATSSELDVMRGVGISYWRLLRVPYMFAIVLALANLAIVGFIQPKARYAYEGLRFELRTGALGASIKVGEFTHFGEKMTIRIERSREEGRKLSGIFVQAVGKDGTSFAVTAESGKFLATDNPDEIVFQLTNGVLISQAPNIPTPRVLTFTTHNLPIPLPKYGNFRQRGEGNMELTLPELVRIGSNPATSEEVRDTSRSAFHFRVVEIATMFLLPMLALALGIPPKRSTSALGVFLAIVMVVTYHKINQYAEAIGGLGKIDPLIALWAPFAVFAGLVGWMYYTIAYVPDGQPIGALERVFGKIGKWIVRRLPGRRRDPIADEQAASTGASAV; from the coding sequence CTGGTGCTGGACCGCATGTTGCGGCTGTTCGACTTCGTCGCGACGGAGGGCGGACCGGTGACGGTGGTGTGGAAGATGCTCGCCAATCTGCTGCCGGAATATCTGGGCCTCGGCATTCCGATCGGGCTGCTGCTGGGGGTACTGCTGGCGTTCCGCAAGCTGGCGACGAGTTCCGAACTGGACGTGATGCGCGGCGTGGGGATCAGCTATTGGCGGCTGCTGCGCGTGCCGTACATGTTCGCGATCGTGCTGGCGCTGGCCAATCTGGCGATCGTCGGGTTCATCCAGCCAAAGGCGCGCTACGCCTATGAAGGGCTGCGGTTCGAGCTGCGCACGGGCGCGCTGGGTGCGTCGATAAAGGTCGGCGAATTCACGCATTTCGGCGAGAAGATGACGATCCGCATCGAACGGAGCCGCGAGGAAGGCCGCAAGCTGTCGGGCATCTTCGTTCAGGCGGTGGGCAAGGACGGCACGTCGTTCGCCGTGACGGCGGAAAGCGGCAAGTTCCTTGCGACGGACAATCCGGACGAGATCGTGTTCCAGCTGACCAACGGCGTACTGATCAGCCAGGCGCCGAACATCCCGACCCCGCGCGTGCTGACGTTCACGACGCATAACCTGCCGATCCCGCTGCCGAAATACGGCAATTTCCGGCAGCGCGGCGAAGGCAACATGGAACTGACGCTGCCCGAACTGGTGCGGATCGGCAGCAATCCCGCGACCAGCGAGGAAGTGCGCGACACCAGCCGATCCGCCTTCCACTTCCGCGTGGTGGAGATTGCGACGATGTTCCTGCTGCCGATGCTGGCGCTGGCGCTGGGCATACCGCCGAAGCGATCGACCTCCGCGCTGGGCGTTTTCCTGGCGATCGTGATGGTCGTCACCTATCACAAGATCAACCAATATGCCGAAGCGATCGGGGGCCTGGGCAAGATCGACCCGCTGATCGCATTGTGGGCGCCGTTCGCGGTGTTTGCGGGGCTGGTCGGCTGGATGTATTATACGATCGCATATGTTCCCGACGGCCAGCCGATCGGCGCGCTGGAACGCGTGTTCGGCAAGATCGGCAAGTGGATCGTCCGTCGACTGCCCGGCCGTCGCCGCGATCCGATCGCGGACGAACAGGCGGCTTCCACCGGGGCAAGCGCGGTATGA